In Acidianus brierleyi, one genomic interval encodes:
- a CDS encoding acyl-CoA thioesterase, which produces MLITDTRVETVNLVHYEQCNFMGRLHGGDMLRMLIDTGMLSSIKAAKGTSVLASLDNVVFKKPIYLGDIIKISAQVDYIGNSSMEVEMAASRGEEILVTSTAAYVKIDQNFRPIAVGDKIIPSNEQELKIFKNGEQRRKDRLSKIKKDVAQIDLSSKLSNRISNIFYVSPDMTYDGKVISAGRLLKLMDDLGGILGLRLINYKGYTSSADTVVTVSVSNMSFYSPIKLGDIVQINAGLTYVGKTSMEVLITVMKKSPSTDFEVVTTAFFNYVRVGSDGKPKEFPQYIPQNEYEKKFWDDALNRRRKNFS; this is translated from the coding sequence TTGTTAATAACTGATACTCGTGTTGAGACTGTAAATCTTGTTCATTATGAGCAGTGTAATTTCATGGGCAGATTACACGGAGGAGATATGCTAAGAATGCTAATTGACACTGGTATGTTATCCTCAATAAAGGCCGCTAAAGGTACTTCAGTTTTAGCATCACTAGATAATGTAGTCTTTAAAAAACCCATATATCTTGGAGATATAATAAAAATTAGCGCTCAAGTTGACTATATAGGTAATTCTTCTATGGAAGTTGAAATGGCCGCAAGCAGAGGTGAAGAAATACTGGTAACATCTACTGCAGCTTACGTTAAGATAGATCAAAATTTTAGACCTATTGCAGTAGGAGACAAAATAATTCCTTCAAACGAACAAGAATTGAAAATCTTTAAGAATGGAGAACAAAGGAGAAAAGATAGATTATCGAAAATAAAAAAGGACGTTGCTCAGATAGATCTTTCATCGAAATTAAGTAATAGAATTAGTAATATTTTTTACGTGAGTCCAGATATGACATACGATGGCAAAGTTATTTCTGCTGGTAGATTACTTAAATTAATGGATGATCTAGGTGGGATATTAGGTCTACGGTTAATTAATTATAAAGGCTATACGTCTTCTGCAGATACTGTAGTTACTGTTTCTGTTTCCAATATGAGTTTTTATTCTCCCATAAAATTGGGCGATATAGTTCAAATAAATGCTGGGCTTACTTATGTTGGTAAAACTTCAATGGAAGTCTTAATAACTGTAATGAAAAAAAGTCCTTCTACTGATTTTGAAGTAGTTACTACAGCATTTTTTAATTACGTTAGAGTTGGAAGTGACGGAAAGCCAAAAGAATTTCCTCAATATATTCCTCAAAACGAATACGAGAAAAAATTTTGGGATGATGCATTAAACCGAAGACGCAAGAATTTTTCTTAA
- a CDS encoding MFS transporter, translating to MRLFIGQALVISGITELSLLYPVEVYDETKSILILGIVSMIFNAANAFGSYIWGNILDTIKRRKEFLFLLPISLIPCSILLFSGSIILGFIGYGLLGFVYAIDAPLYSILLLENFTFEELPKANIRLSQFTLAGNISGSLLAIFKPNFEIITFVFLIAFVSNVLFIRNVTGSITRDKTEERKEVKNKLYAILSFFSFNFAAEIFFTIYIPFNYIMGNPEYFIFASYALLYIVDEIFYYFSSKIIINREIYYIYLIIFIRAVISIGISILILSKLKIGMLSIPLFLSFGSIYPIYSASFFSVMFRNLKKNRGTIIGIFNAVEDIASILGSLTAGIIGNNLDNAYMAIFYSFILSAFLFANYLRKILASSV from the coding sequence ATGAGGCTATTCATAGGGCAGGCTCTAGTAATTTCTGGTATTACAGAACTTTCTTTACTATATCCAGTAGAAGTATATGATGAAACGAAGTCTATATTAATTCTAGGAATAGTTTCAATGATATTCAATGCTGCTAATGCTTTTGGTTCATATATTTGGGGTAACATCCTTGATACAATAAAAAGGAGAAAGGAATTTTTATTCTTGCTACCTATTTCGTTAATACCATGTAGCATCTTGCTATTTTCTGGATCAATTATACTAGGGTTTATAGGTTATGGATTACTAGGATTTGTATATGCAATAGATGCACCTCTTTATTCTATTTTATTACTAGAAAATTTCACTTTTGAAGAGCTTCCTAAAGCTAATATTAGATTATCACAATTCACATTAGCAGGTAATATTTCGGGTAGTCTTTTGGCAATCTTTAAGCCCAATTTTGAAATTATAACCTTCGTTTTCCTTATTGCGTTCGTTTCTAATGTGTTGTTTATAAGGAACGTAACAGGCTCAATTACTAGAGATAAAACAGAAGAACGAAAGGAAGTTAAAAATAAGCTATATGCGATATTATCATTTTTCAGCTTCAATTTTGCAGCAGAAATTTTCTTTACAATTTATATTCCGTTCAATTACATTATGGGAAATCCAGAATACTTTATATTTGCAAGTTATGCCTTACTCTATATAGTCGATGAAATATTCTATTATTTCTCGTCAAAGATTATAATAAACAGAGAAATATATTATATTTACCTTATAATTTTTATAAGAGCAGTAATATCTATTGGTATTTCCATTTTAATTCTATCAAAATTAAAAATTGGTATGTTATCCATTCCATTATTTTTATCGTTCGGATCTATATATCCAATTTATAGTGCATCATTTTTCTCTGTAATGTTTAGAAACTTGAAAAAGAATAGAGGAACTATAATAGGTATTTTTAATGCAGTGGAAGATATAGCGAGTATTCTTGGAAGCCTTACTGCAGGTATAATAGGCAACAATTTAGATAATGCATATATGGCAATATTCTATTCATTTATACTTTCTGCCTTTTTATTCGCAAATTATTTAAGAAAAATTCTTGCGTCTTCGGTTTAA
- a CDS encoding SLC13 family permease — MNYIALAIAFLTYSLIAFRGITKIPPWASMFFGGVLMVVFNVISINFALKYINLDVILFLITIFIFSSALEVSGFLKYLAYYIISKFRTPKRIIMAIVIFSGLLSNFVTNDGISSSWTPIMLEASKQLKIDEKPFLYSLAFGVTIGSVMLPTGNPQNLLIALEGNLKQPFILFLEYLGIPTVLNLIISAFMIYFIFRKYLYNKEIKVSNIKMEDVYTAKIAIILLTITIILFFLLSLFNIDILLGSLFTSSLLLIIVKSRREIVRRVDWSIIIFFIGLFLFTGGLINGGIISSLTSIFPPPSSIFIIMLISILLSQVLSNVPMVAIYIPIMYANNAVSVFDWLALAAGSTIAGNLTLIGAASNIIISESSESRGGKGFEFFEFIKYSIPVLIENFLILYLFLSLKTP; from the coding sequence GTGAATTACATAGCCCTTGCCATAGCTTTTCTTACATATAGTTTGATAGCGTTTAGAGGTATTACAAAAATACCACCTTGGGCATCCATGTTTTTTGGTGGAGTTTTAATGGTTGTATTCAATGTAATTAGCATAAATTTTGCTCTAAAATATATCAATTTAGACGTGATTTTATTCTTAATTACAATATTTATATTTTCCTCTGCTCTAGAAGTTTCTGGTTTTCTAAAATATTTAGCTTACTACATCATTTCTAAATTCAGAACTCCAAAAAGAATAATCATGGCTATAGTAATTTTCTCTGGTTTATTATCAAATTTTGTTACTAATGATGGTATTTCGTCAAGCTGGACGCCTATTATGTTAGAAGCTAGTAAACAACTAAAAATCGATGAAAAGCCTTTTCTTTACTCCTTAGCTTTTGGTGTAACAATAGGCAGCGTAATGCTTCCTACTGGCAATCCCCAGAATTTACTAATAGCACTAGAAGGTAACTTAAAACAGCCATTTATTTTATTTTTAGAATACTTAGGTATACCAACTGTATTAAACTTAATTATTAGTGCATTTATGATATATTTTATTTTCAGAAAATATCTATATAATAAGGAAATAAAAGTATCTAATATAAAAATGGAAGACGTATATACGGCAAAAATAGCAATAATATTATTAACTATAACTATAATTCTTTTCTTTCTTTTAAGCCTTTTTAATATAGATATATTACTAGGTTCCCTTTTTACATCTTCTTTACTGCTCATTATAGTAAAATCTAGGCGTGAAATAGTCAGAAGAGTAGATTGGTCGATAATTATATTTTTCATAGGTTTGTTTTTATTTACCGGTGGTTTAATAAACGGTGGAATAATATCTTCTTTAACCAGCATATTTCCACCACCTTCTAGTATATTTATCATTATGTTGATAAGTATTTTATTAAGTCAAGTTCTTAGTAATGTGCCAATGGTAGCAATATATATACCTATAATGTATGCAAATAATGCTGTAAGTGTATTTGATTGGCTTGCATTAGCTGCAGGAAGTACCATTGCAGGTAATTTAACTCTTATAGGTGCAGCTAGCAATATAATTATTTCTGAATCTTCTGAGAGTAGAGGTGGGAAAGGATTTGAATTTTTTGAATTTATAAAATATTCAATTCCAGTTTTGATTGAAAATTTTTTAATTTTGTATTTATTTCTTAGTTTGAAAACTCCTTGA